A region of the Nocardia nova SH22a genome:
CGCCACCCGGGCGCCGTGGGGCGTGCGGGCGCGTGCGATGGCGTGCGCGGCGATCTCGCGGTCGGCATCGGTGCGCGAGCGCATGTAGACCGGCACCATCCGTGGCATCAGTACCCGCGCAACGGCCGGATTCCCGAGGACACGGGCGAAGACCCGGGCGTACATCGGCACCGGGACGAACCCGCCCGGATTCACCACGATCAGATGGGTCACGGCGCCGGGTCGCCGCGCCGCCAGACGTCCGGCGGCGAACGCGCCGACGGAGTTCCCGATGTAGGCGGCGGCCGGCAAGCCCAGCGCGTCGACCACGTCCTCGAGCACATCCGCCAACAGCATCGCCGACGGGTACGCGGGGTCGGACTCGCCGTGCCCCGGCCAGTCGACGGCGATGACGCGGAAGGACGACGCCAGCTTCTCGGCGATCGGATCGAAGTCGTGGTGGTCGTGCAGGGTGGCGTGCAACAGCACGACCGGCGAGCCCGAACCTCGTTCGACCACGTGGACCCGGCCGGTGCGGGTGTCGATCATGGCTGATTCGCTCATCTCTCCTCCATTCAGCGACCGTCCGGTCGGTCACTGAATGCTAGGCTCGACTCGTACCGCACCGCAAGGATGAAAGAGGAGCCGACAGTGCCGACCCGCGTCGAGACGGCCGCGCGAACGCGAGCCGCCCTGGTCACCGCAGGACTGCGGCTGGCGGACGAGTTCAGCCTCGCCGAGCTGAGCGTCAATCGGATCGTGGCCGCGGCCGGAGTATCCAAAGGGACGTTCTTCCACCACTTTCCGAGC
Encoded here:
- a CDS encoding alpha/beta fold hydrolase; translated protein: MSESAMIDTRTGRVHVVERGSGSPVVLLHATLHDHHDFDPIAEKLASSFRVIAVDWPGHGESDPAYPSAMLLADVLEDVVDALGLPAAAYIGNSVGAFAAGRLAARRPGAVTHLIVVNPGGFVPVPMYARVFARVLGNPAVARVLMPRMVPVYMRSRTDADREIAAHAIARARTPHGARVAASIWRSFATSEYDLSRAEITAPTLVAWGRRDPIVRRAILPATGSIAEFDTGHVVFSSDPDGFLEVVLPFLGS